In one window of Siphonobacter curvatus DNA:
- a CDS encoding acyltransferase family protein encodes MELKTGYFKQIDSLRAYAVLSVIVFHWFSKDSWINALPNGTIGVTLFFVISGFLVSRILMMARNRIERNERSFKTEYKNFFVRRALRIFPLYYGILFGVFALRKFAHVTIETDLFKHPLYYFFYLYNHYLDSTGNWSDLLSPFWSLSVEEQFYIFWPLMLLLSPAKRQPYFILAAIGIGLGSRVLLALSGSGQDGLATVYCLDAFGIGALFAYLFTNSKDTKEAIQKKNNWTLAIGLVLFAACMALDSGSWFVLVFKRFSIAAISMYLVSGACLEFKGLFGRILNSEVLIYIGKISYGLYVFHMLIPSVFVPKFLTYTPARITQLITSNQSTYVTFCFIFLLVLASLSWYLFEKRFTDLKKYFKM; translated from the coding sequence ATGGAATTAAAGACCGGGTATTTCAAACAAATAGATTCCCTACGAGCCTACGCAGTATTATCAGTAATTGTTTTTCACTGGTTTTCGAAAGATAGTTGGATTAATGCATTACCGAACGGCACCATTGGAGTTACTCTATTTTTTGTAATTAGCGGTTTTTTGGTTTCTCGTATTTTGATGATGGCGAGAAACCGGATAGAGCGGAATGAACGAAGTTTCAAAACCGAGTACAAGAACTTCTTTGTGCGGCGAGCGTTACGAATTTTCCCCCTGTATTATGGGATCTTATTCGGGGTTTTTGCCTTACGCAAGTTTGCTCATGTAACGATTGAAACGGACCTTTTTAAACATCCGCTGTATTACTTTTTCTATTTATACAATCATTACCTGGACTCCACCGGAAACTGGTCGGATTTACTTTCGCCCTTTTGGAGTTTATCCGTGGAGGAACAGTTTTACATTTTCTGGCCGCTGATGTTGTTGCTGTCTCCGGCCAAACGACAGCCCTATTTCATACTGGCAGCCATCGGTATTGGGCTGGGATCAAGAGTGCTGTTGGCTTTATCCGGAAGTGGTCAGGACGGGCTGGCAACCGTGTACTGCTTAGATGCTTTCGGAATTGGAGCCTTGTTTGCCTACTTGTTCACCAATAGTAAAGACACGAAGGAAGCAATTCAAAAAAAGAATAACTGGACGTTAGCCATTGGTCTAGTTCTGTTTGCGGCCTGTATGGCCCTAGATTCAGGCTCTTGGTTCGTACTGGTATTTAAACGTTTTTCAATTGCCGCTATTTCGATGTACTTGGTTAGCGGGGCTTGTCTGGAGTTTAAAGGACTATTTGGCCGGATCTTGAATAGTGAAGTGCTGATTTACATTGGTAAAATAAGTTACGGACTCTACGTGTTTCACATGCTTATTCCCAGTGTATTTGTTCCCAAGTTTTTGACGTACACGCCAGCCAGAATTACGCAACTCATTACCAGTAATCAAAGTACTTACGTTACGTTTTGCTTTATTTTCTTACTCGTACTAGCCAGTTTATCCTGGTACCTGTTCGAAAAACGATTTACGGATTTAAAGAAGTACTTTAAAATGTAA
- the rpoB gene encoding DNA-directed RNA polymerase subunit beta, producing MATNKTSRHNFARIQAVIDYPDFLDLQVKSFKEFFQLETPADRRKNEGLFKVFAENFPITDSRENYILEFVDFSIDPPKYSVDESIDRGLTYALPLKAKLRLRSEDPDNEDFETIEQEVFLGNIPYMTERGSFVINGAERVIVSQLHRSPGVFFSMSKHTNGSKLYSARIIPFKGSWIEFSTDINNVMYAYIDRKKKFPVTTLLRAIGFGSDKEILDLFGLSEELPATPAALKRALGRKLAARVLRTWQEDFVDEDTGEVMSIDRNEILMERDSVVSAEDVDMILESGVKSIILHKEDMNIADYNIIYNTLQKDSANSEKEAVEQIYRQLRNTEAPDEQTARDIIQSLFFSDKRYDLGDVGRYRINKKLQLDISMDTKVLTTEDIVSIVKYLIGLINSKAVVDDIDHLSNRRVRTVGEQLYAQFGVGLSRMARTIKERMNVRDNEDFKPVDLINARTLSSVINSFFGTNQLSQFMDQTNPLAEITHKRRMSALGPGGLSRERAGFEVRDVHYTHYGRLCTIETPEGPNIGLISSLCVHAKINSMGFIETPYRVIKDGKVTDELRFLTAEEEDGQYIAQANAAIDDKGNFKVDKIKTRFEGDFPMAAPAETQLMDIASNQIVSVAASLIPFLEHDDANRALMGSNMQRQAVPLLRPEAPIVGTGLEARVAEDSRAMVAAEGDGVIEFVDATKVVVRYDLTDEEKLVSFDSEVRTYNLVKFRRTNQDTCINLKPIVFKGERVVKGQILTEGYATQQGELALGRNLLVAFMPWQGYNFEDAIVISEKIVRDDVFTSIHIEEFDLEVRDTKRGEEELTSEIPNVSEDMVKNLDETGIIRIGSEVKEGDILIGKITPKGETDPTPEEKLLRAIFGDKAGDVKDASKKAPPSLKGVVIDTKLFKRPSKEKEVREKAKADLKVLMKQYSRDLNKIKDTMIDKLATLLEGKASQGVKHKFGEEVMPKTTRFTRANIETYLFPEKNPYRDESNYAVPEEVNMLTDLDLNGWTDDAHLNELLVTLVKNYIKNRSEVAGHFKRERFALEVGDELPAGIVQLAKVYIAKKRKLKVGDKMAGRHGNKGVVARIVREEDMPFLEDGTPVNIVLNPLGVPSRMNIGQIYETVLAWAGLKLGKKYATPIFDGATEEEVVTELNAAGLPPFGRTYLYDGLSGDRFDQPVTVGLMYMLKLGHLVDDKMHARSIGPYSLITQQPLGGKAQFGGQRFGEMEVWALEAFGASHILQEILTVKSDDVQGRAKAYEAIVKGENLPKPNIPESFNVLIHELRGLALEITLD from the coding sequence TTGGCAACAAACAAAACTTCCAGACACAACTTTGCCCGCATCCAGGCTGTCATCGATTATCCTGACTTTCTGGACCTGCAGGTCAAGTCTTTCAAGGAGTTTTTCCAATTGGAAACTCCGGCGGATCGCCGCAAAAACGAAGGACTTTTCAAAGTTTTTGCTGAAAACTTCCCGATTACTGATTCACGGGAAAATTACATTCTCGAATTCGTTGACTTCTCGATTGATCCTCCTAAATACTCCGTTGATGAAAGTATCGACCGGGGTTTAACGTATGCATTGCCCTTGAAGGCGAAGCTGCGTTTGCGGAGTGAAGATCCGGACAACGAAGATTTCGAAACGATTGAACAGGAAGTTTTCTTAGGAAATATTCCTTACATGACCGAGCGTGGTTCCTTTGTTATCAATGGAGCGGAGCGGGTTATCGTATCACAATTGCACCGTTCACCGGGTGTGTTCTTCTCGATGAGCAAGCACACGAACGGTTCTAAACTGTATTCAGCCCGGATTATTCCTTTCAAAGGATCCTGGATTGAATTCTCAACCGATATCAACAACGTCATGTACGCGTACATTGACCGGAAGAAGAAATTCCCGGTTACGACGCTGTTACGGGCGATTGGTTTCGGTTCTGATAAAGAAATTCTTGACCTCTTCGGCTTATCAGAAGAACTTCCCGCTACGCCTGCTGCGCTGAAAAGAGCGTTGGGTCGTAAGCTGGCCGCTCGTGTTTTGCGTACCTGGCAGGAAGACTTCGTGGATGAAGATACGGGAGAGGTAATGTCAATCGACCGGAACGAAATCCTGATGGAACGGGATTCTGTGGTATCGGCCGAAGACGTAGACATGATTTTGGAAAGCGGCGTGAAGTCGATCATCCTGCACAAGGAAGATATGAACATCGCCGATTACAACATCATTTATAACACCTTGCAGAAAGATTCTGCGAACTCCGAAAAAGAAGCCGTTGAGCAGATTTATCGGCAGTTGCGGAATACGGAAGCTCCGGATGAACAAACGGCCCGGGATATTATCCAAAGCCTGTTCTTCTCCGATAAACGTTACGATTTAGGTGACGTAGGTCGGTACCGGATCAATAAGAAACTGCAATTGGACATCTCGATGGATACGAAGGTCCTAACGACCGAAGATATTGTATCCATCGTGAAGTATCTGATCGGACTGATCAACTCCAAAGCGGTAGTCGATGATATTGACCACTTGTCAAACCGTCGGGTACGTACCGTAGGGGAGCAGTTATACGCTCAGTTTGGTGTCGGTCTCTCCCGGATGGCTCGTACCATCAAGGAGCGGATGAACGTACGTGATAACGAAGATTTCAAACCCGTTGACTTGATCAACGCTCGTACGCTGTCTTCGGTCATCAACTCGTTCTTCGGTACCAACCAGCTGTCTCAGTTCATGGACCAGACCAACCCGCTGGCTGAAATCACGCACAAGCGTCGGATGTCAGCTTTGGGACCTGGTGGTCTGTCTCGCGAGCGTGCCGGTTTCGAGGTTCGTGACGTTCACTATACGCACTACGGTCGTTTGTGTACCATCGAGACTCCGGAAGGTCCGAACATTGGTCTGATTTCTTCGTTGTGCGTGCACGCGAAAATCAACTCCATGGGCTTCATTGAAACGCCGTATCGGGTGATTAAGGACGGAAAAGTAACGGACGAGTTACGGTTCCTGACGGCTGAAGAAGAAGATGGCCAGTACATCGCTCAGGCTAATGCCGCGATTGACGACAAGGGCAACTTCAAAGTTGACAAGATTAAAACGCGTTTCGAAGGTGACTTCCCGATGGCAGCCCCTGCCGAAACGCAGTTGATGGATATTGCTTCGAACCAGATTGTATCGGTAGCTGCCTCGTTGATTCCGTTCCTGGAGCACGATGATGCTAACCGGGCTTTGATGGGATCGAACATGCAACGTCAGGCGGTACCGCTGTTGCGTCCGGAAGCTCCTATCGTAGGTACGGGTCTGGAAGCTCGTGTAGCTGAAGATTCACGTGCCATGGTGGCAGCAGAAGGAGACGGGGTGATCGAGTTCGTGGATGCTACGAAAGTAGTGGTTCGCTACGACCTGACGGATGAAGAGAAACTGGTAAGCTTCGACAGCGAAGTGCGTACCTACAATCTGGTGAAATTCCGCCGGACCAACCAGGATACCTGTATCAACCTCAAGCCGATTGTATTCAAAGGCGAGCGAGTAGTGAAAGGTCAAATCCTGACGGAAGGTTACGCTACGCAGCAAGGTGAGCTGGCACTCGGTCGTAACCTGTTGGTGGCTTTCATGCCCTGGCAAGGATACAACTTTGAGGATGCTATTGTAATCTCGGAGAAAATCGTTCGTGATGACGTATTTACGTCGATCCACATCGAAGAGTTTGACCTGGAAGTTCGTGATACCAAACGGGGTGAAGAAGAATTGACTTCTGAAATTCCGAACGTATCCGAAGACATGGTGAAAAACCTCGATGAAACGGGTATCATCCGCATCGGTTCTGAAGTAAAAGAAGGTGACATCCTGATCGGTAAGATTACGCCAAAAGGAGAAACCGATCCGACTCCGGAAGAAAAACTGCTCCGTGCCATCTTTGGTGACAAAGCTGGTGACGTGAAGGATGCTTCCAAAAAAGCACCCCCATCACTCAAAGGGGTAGTTATTGATACGAAGCTCTTCAAACGTCCAAGCAAGGAGAAAGAAGTACGCGAGAAAGCGAAAGCGGACCTCAAAGTACTGATGAAGCAGTACAGCCGTGACCTGAATAAAATCAAGGACACGATGATTGACAAGCTGGCTACTTTGCTGGAAGGTAAAGCTTCACAAGGGGTGAAACACAAATTCGGTGAAGAAGTAATGCCGAAAACGACTCGTTTCACGCGTGCGAACATCGAAACATACTTGTTCCCTGAGAAGAACCCGTACCGTGACGAAAGTAACTATGCAGTTCCTGAAGAGGTGAATATGCTAACGGATCTTGACCTGAATGGCTGGACGGATGACGCTCACCTGAATGAATTGCTGGTAACCCTGGTGAAAAACTACATCAAGAATCGTAGTGAAGTAGCGGGTCACTTCAAACGGGAACGTTTTGCTCTGGAAGTAGGCGATGAATTACCTGCTGGTATTGTACAGTTAGCGAAAGTGTACATCGCCAAGAAGCGTAAGCTGAAGGTAGGGGATAAAATGGCTGGTCGTCACGGTAACAAAGGGGTAGTAGCCCGGATTGTACGTGAAGAAGACATGCCGTTCCTTGAAGATGGTACGCCCGTTAACATCGTCCTGAACCCACTAGGGGTACCTTCACGGATGAACATCGGTCAGATCTACGAAACCGTATTGGCTTGGGCTGGTTTGAAGCTGGGTAAGAAATACGCAACGCCGATCTTCGATGGTGCTACCGAAGAAGAAGTAGTAACGGAATTGAACGCGGCAGGTCTGCCTCCGTTCGGCCGTACGTACCTCTACGATGGTTTATCAGGGGATCGTTTCGATCAACCCGTAACGGTAGGTCTGATGTACATGCTGAAGCTGGGTCACTTAGTCGATGACAAGATGCACGCCCGTTCGATTGGACCTTACTCGCTCATTACGCAACAGCCGCTGGGTGGTAAAGCTCAGTTCGGGGGTCAGCGTTTTGGTGAGATGGAGGTATGGGCACTCGAGGCCTTCGGAGCCTCGCACATTCTGCAAGAAATCCTGACCGTGAAGTCGGATGACGTGCAGGGCCGTGCGAAAGCGTACGAAGCCATCGTGAAAGGTGAAAACCTGCCCAAGCCGAACATTCCGGAATCATTCAACGTATTGATTCACGAATTACGTGGTCTGGCTTTAGAGATCACACTCGATTAA
- the rplL gene encoding 50S ribosomal protein L7/L12: MADLKAFAEQLVNLTVKEVNELAQILKDEYGIEPAAAAPVMVAGGAAGGDAAPAAEEKTSFDVILKSAGAGKLQVVKVVKDLTGLGLKEAKELVDGAPKAVKEGVSKDEAEALKKSLEEAGAEVEVK, encoded by the coding sequence ATGGCAGATTTAAAAGCATTCGCTGAGCAGCTTGTAAACCTGACGGTTAAAGAAGTTAACGAACTGGCACAAATCCTGAAGGATGAGTATGGCATCGAGCCTGCTGCTGCTGCTCCCGTAATGGTAGCTGGTGGTGCTGCTGGTGGAGACGCTGCTCCTGCAGCTGAAGAAAAAACTTCTTTCGACGTAATCCTGAAGTCAGCTGGTGCTGGTAAACTTCAAGTGGTGAAAGTGGTGAAAGACCTGACCGGTCTGGGCCTGAAAGAAGCGAAAGAACTCGTTGACGGTGCTCCTAAAGCCGTTAAAGAAGGCGTAAGCAAAGACGAAGCTGAAGCTCTGAAGAAATCTTTGGAAGAAGCTGGTGCTGAAGTAGAAGTGAAGTAA
- the rplJ gene encoding 50S ribosomal protein L10, which produces MTREEKGAIIEELAEKFKSTPYFYITDAAGMSVAQTNDLRRKCFQAGVEYRVVKNTLIAKALEQLDTDYSAFNEGVLKGFSGIMFHTESGKVPAKLIKDFIKESGKANKLKFKGASVDYSVFAGEDQLETLISLKSKQELVGEIIGLLQSPAKNVISGLQSGGNKLAGILKTLSERPE; this is translated from the coding sequence ATGACGAGAGAAGAAAAAGGTGCGATCATTGAGGAGCTGGCTGAAAAGTTCAAGTCTACTCCTTACTTCTATATCACCGACGCGGCTGGCATGTCTGTAGCGCAGACAAACGACCTTCGTCGGAAATGTTTCCAGGCTGGCGTTGAGTACCGGGTAGTAAAAAACACACTGATTGCAAAAGCTCTTGAGCAATTAGATACGGACTATTCGGCCTTTAACGAAGGCGTACTGAAAGGTTTCAGCGGAATTATGTTCCACACGGAATCAGGCAAAGTACCTGCGAAACTGATCAAGGATTTCATTAAGGAATCTGGTAAAGCCAACAAACTTAAGTTCAAAGGTGCTTCGGTTGATTACAGCGTATTTGCTGGTGAAGACCAACTCGAAACCCTGATTTCTCTGAAATCGAAACAAGAACTCGTTGGCGAAATCATCGGTCTGTTACAATCACCTGCCAAGAACGTTATCAGCGGTCTGCAGAGTGGCGGCAACAAACTGGCTGGTATCCTCAAAACGCTTTCTGAGCGTCCTGAGTAA
- the rplA gene encoding 50S ribosomal protein L1, with the protein MAKLTKKQKEARSKFDQAQAYELEKAAAILKEISYTKFDASIDIDVRLGVDPRKADQMVRGVVALPHGTGKDVRVLVLCTPDKVEEAKAAGADYVGLDEYIEKIMGGWTDIDVIITMPTVMAKIGRLGKILGPRGLMPNPKSGTVTLEVGNAVREVKAGKIDFKVDKTGIIHTSIGKVSFDANKLAENAQEVINTLVKLKPSSAKGTYVKSIFLSSTMSPSVEIDKNTVNGL; encoded by the coding sequence ATGGCAAAGTTAACTAAAAAGCAAAAAGAAGCTCGTTCAAAATTCGACCAGGCTCAGGCATATGAACTGGAGAAAGCTGCGGCGATTTTGAAAGAGATTTCTTACACCAAATTCGATGCTTCAATTGACATTGATGTTCGTTTAGGTGTAGATCCCCGTAAAGCGGATCAAATGGTACGTGGCGTAGTTGCCCTTCCCCACGGAACGGGTAAAGACGTTCGGGTACTGGTTCTTTGTACTCCCGACAAAGTGGAAGAAGCGAAGGCTGCCGGTGCTGACTACGTAGGTCTGGACGAGTATATCGAAAAGATCATGGGTGGTTGGACGGACATCGATGTAATCATCACGATGCCTACGGTAATGGCTAAAATCGGTCGTTTAGGTAAAATCCTCGGTCCCCGTGGTTTGATGCCTAACCCTAAATCTGGTACCGTTACGCTGGAAGTAGGTAACGCCGTTCGCGAGGTGAAAGCCGGTAAAATCGACTTCAAAGTAGATAAAACAGGTATCATCCATACTTCGATTGGTAAAGTATCTTTTGATGCGAATAAGTTGGCTGAGAATGCCCAGGAAGTAATCAATACCCTGGTTAAACTGAAGCCTTCTTCGGCCAAAGGTACCTATGTGAAGAGCATCTTCCTGTCTAGTACCATGAGCCCGAGTGTAGAAATCGATAAAAACACTGTAAACGGTCTGTAA
- the rplK gene encoding 50S ribosomal protein L11, with protein sequence MAKQITGYVKLQVKGGQANPSPPIGPALGSKGLNIMEFCKQFNARTQDKMGQVLPVLITYYSDKSFDFVIKTPPAANLLLEASKVKLGSAQPNLKKVGSVSWDQVKTIAETKMPDLNCFTIEAAMKMVAGTARSMGITVSGTAPWQE encoded by the coding sequence ATGGCTAAGCAAATCACCGGATACGTCAAATTGCAAGTGAAAGGTGGACAGGCTAACCCATCGCCCCCAATTGGGCCGGCACTGGGTTCCAAAGGTCTGAACATCATGGAATTCTGCAAGCAGTTCAATGCTCGTACCCAAGATAAAATGGGTCAGGTATTGCCTGTACTGATTACCTACTATTCAGATAAGTCGTTTGATTTCGTAATCAAAACGCCTCCTGCTGCTAACCTGCTGCTCGAAGCTTCTAAAGTGAAACTGGGTTCTGCTCAGCCTAACTTGAAGAAAGTGGGCTCAGTAAGCTGGGATCAGGTGAAAACGATTGCTGAAACGAAAATGCCCGATTTGAACTGCTTTACGATCGAAGCTGCTATGAAAATGGTTGCTGGAACGGCTCGCAGTATGGGGATCACGGTTTCAGGTACTGCCCCCTGGCAAGAATAA
- the nusG gene encoding transcription termination/antitermination protein NusG — protein sequence MSNVNWYVLRAVSGQEKKVKSYLENEVARQELQDSVPQILIPSEKIVEMRNGKKRIREKAFFPGYIMISADLSNGEVMHLITSMPGVIGFLGSNDKDKNSKIPVPLRASEVKRMLGQVDEVVEETSASSVSFLKGESVKVMDGPFSGFTGTIEEIFDDKKKLHVTVKIFGRNTPVELSYAQVEKES from the coding sequence ATGAGTAACGTGAATTGGTATGTTTTGCGGGCCGTTTCCGGTCAGGAGAAAAAAGTAAAGTCTTATCTGGAGAATGAAGTAGCCAGACAAGAATTACAAGACTCTGTACCGCAAATTCTGATTCCGTCGGAGAAAATTGTGGAAATGCGGAATGGCAAAAAACGCATCCGTGAAAAAGCATTTTTCCCCGGTTATATCATGATTTCAGCGGACTTGTCCAACGGAGAAGTAATGCACTTGATTACCAGTATGCCCGGTGTAATTGGGTTTCTGGGTAGTAATGATAAAGACAAGAATTCCAAAATTCCTGTTCCCCTGCGAGCTTCTGAAGTAAAGCGAATGCTAGGCCAGGTGGATGAGGTCGTCGAAGAGACTTCTGCTTCATCGGTCTCCTTCCTGAAAGGCGAATCGGTTAAAGTAATGGATGGTCCTTTCAGCGGCTTTACAGGAACCATTGAAGAGATCTTCGACGATAAGAAGAAACTTCACGTAACGGTTAAAATCTTCGGCCGTAATACCCCCGTCGAGTTAAGTTACGCTCAAGTAGAAAAAGAAAGCTAA
- the secE gene encoding preprotein translocase subunit SecE: MEKVTSLFKASWDEVTQHITWPPFKDLQSSSWLVLIASLIFAIVVGLMDAGFQNLLDLFYSLSK, translated from the coding sequence ATGGAAAAGGTAACGTCTTTGTTTAAAGCTTCCTGGGACGAAGTGACGCAGCATATCACCTGGCCTCCGTTCAAAGATCTCCAATCAAGCTCCTGGTTAGTACTGATTGCTTCATTGATCTTCGCGATCGTAGTAGGACTGATGGATGCCGGTTTCCAGAATTTGCTGGATCTTTTCTATAGCCTCTCCAAGTAA
- the tuf gene encoding elongation factor Tu: MAKETFDRSKPHVNIGTIGHVDHGKTTLTAAITKVLSEKGLAEKRDFSQIDNAPEERERGITINTAHVEYQTENRHYAHVDCPGHADYVKNMVTGAAQMDGAIIVVAATDGPMPQTREHILLARQVGVPQLVVFMNKVDMVDDPELLELVEMEIRDLLSFYQFDGDNIPVIQGSALGGLNGEPKWVATIEQLMDAVDSWIPTPARETDKPFLMPVEDVFSITGRGTVATGRIETGVINSGDPVEILGMGAENLKSTVTGVEMFRKILDRGEAGDNVGLLLRGVEKTDIRRGMVICKPGSVKPHNHFKAEVYILSKEEGGRHTPFFNKYRPQFYFRTTDVTGEIMLPENVEMVMPGDNITIDVTLINPIAMDKGLRFAIREGGRTVGAGQVTEIL; encoded by the coding sequence ATGGCAAAGGAGACTTTTGACCGCTCGAAACCGCACGTCAACATTGGTACAATTGGTCACGTTGACCACGGTAAGACGACTTTGACTGCTGCGATCACTAAAGTTCTTTCTGAGAAAGGTCTGGCCGAGAAGAGAGACTTCTCCCAAATTGACAACGCTCCTGAAGAACGTGAACGTGGTATCACGATCAATACGGCACACGTAGAATACCAAACTGAAAATCGTCACTATGCTCACGTTGACTGCCCTGGTCACGCGGATTATGTGAAGAACATGGTAACGGGTGCTGCTCAAATGGACGGTGCTATCATCGTAGTAGCTGCTACGGATGGTCCGATGCCCCAGACTCGTGAGCACATCCTGCTCGCTCGTCAGGTTGGTGTACCCCAGCTGGTAGTATTCATGAACAAGGTTGACATGGTAGACGATCCAGAATTGTTGGAACTCGTTGAAATGGAAATCCGTGATCTGTTGAGCTTCTACCAATTCGACGGTGATAACATTCCTGTAATCCAAGGTTCTGCTCTGGGTGGTTTGAATGGCGAACCCAAATGGGTTGCTACCATCGAACAACTGATGGACGCTGTAGATAGCTGGATCCCAACGCCTGCTCGTGAAACGGACAAGCCTTTCTTGATGCCGGTTGAGGACGTATTCTCAATCACGGGTCGTGGAACGGTAGCTACCGGTCGTATCGAAACGGGTGTAATCAACTCTGGTGATCCTGTTGAGATCCTGGGTATGGGTGCAGAAAACCTGAAATCTACGGTAACGGGTGTGGAAATGTTCCGCAAAATCCTTGACCGTGGAGAAGCTGGTGACAACGTAGGTCTTTTGCTCCGTGGTGTTGAGAAAACCGATATCCGTCGTGGTATGGTTATCTGTAAGCCTGGTTCAGTGAAGCCTCACAACCACTTCAAAGCTGAGGTGTATATCCTCTCTAAAGAAGAAGGTGGTCGTCACACGCCGTTCTTTAACAAATACCGTCCTCAGTTCTACTTCCGTACCACGGACGTAACGGGCGAGATCATGTTACCTGAGAACGTAGAAATGGTTATGCCTGGTGATAACATCACGATTGACGTAACCCTGATTAACCCCATTGCTATGGATAAAGGTCTGCGTTTCGCAATTCGCGAAGGTGGCCGTACCGTAGGTGCTGGTCAGGTTACTGAAATCCTGTAA
- a CDS encoding outer membrane beta-barrel protein: MKRIVTVLLAFLGTLGMASASDIVRDSIIVVMGDKSRIIIYGENKEELKKLLNYDVNRLLKDVGGKIDSTSQEGTTRVILGEVDGDKYRKRGRGTITIQDRQITIEANGDTTYQIKRVKRTRPWWQNDQDNFVISFGLNAYGKKEDLNYNAQDYDLRPLGSRFFSLGFYRNPTLIRGEDVALRMRLGFEFTWYNFMFEGNNVARKGAERIEFTEATEPLKKSKLTVCYVTVPVMPTIAIRKGVISHIGAGGYVGYRLDSYTKTKTQNNKKDHNHAGYWLNDFRYGLMAEIGFRNSVDLFFQYDLNELYQEARGPKVQAVSFGVRLN, from the coding sequence ATGAAACGCATCGTTACCGTTTTGCTGGCCTTTCTAGGAACGCTGGGCATGGCTTCAGCCAGTGATATTGTTCGGGATTCGATTATTGTGGTGATGGGAGACAAGTCCCGCATTATCATCTACGGAGAAAATAAAGAGGAGTTGAAAAAGCTCCTTAACTACGATGTAAATCGATTACTGAAGGATGTAGGGGGAAAGATTGACTCTACTTCTCAAGAGGGTACAACGCGAGTAATTTTAGGCGAAGTTGATGGGGACAAATACCGCAAGAGAGGCCGCGGTACCATTACTATTCAAGACCGCCAGATTACCATTGAAGCCAACGGAGATACGACTTATCAGATCAAACGCGTAAAACGTACGCGTCCGTGGTGGCAGAACGATCAGGATAATTTCGTAATATCCTTTGGATTAAACGCGTACGGTAAAAAAGAAGACCTCAACTACAATGCTCAGGACTACGATTTACGGCCCCTGGGATCGCGGTTTTTCTCGCTCGGATTTTACCGAAATCCTACGCTGATTAGGGGAGAGGACGTTGCCTTACGCATGCGATTAGGGTTTGAATTCACTTGGTATAATTTCATGTTTGAAGGTAACAACGTAGCTCGAAAAGGAGCGGAACGCATTGAGTTCACCGAAGCTACGGAACCATTGAAAAAGAGCAAGTTGACGGTATGTTACGTGACCGTGCCCGTTATGCCAACCATTGCTATACGAAAAGGCGTGATTTCGCACATTGGGGCTGGAGGATACGTGGGCTACCGACTGGATAGTTACACGAAAACCAAGACGCAGAATAATAAGAAGGATCATAATCACGCTGGTTACTGGCTGAATGATTTCCGGTACGGCCTGATGGCGGAAATTGGTTTCCGTAACTCTGTTGATCTGTTTTTTCAATATGATCTGAATGAACTATATCAGGAAGCTCGTGGTCCCAAAGTACAAGCCGTTAGTTTCGGCGTTCGCCTGAACTAG
- a CDS encoding RNA polymerase sigma factor — protein MKILSLFQTEEQLVKACQKADPKAQRRVYEKYSARMLAVCRRYFKDEYEAEECMVEGFVKVFERISQFKLEGSFEGWIRRIVVNECLMALRSKKQLGWQTSYDEILYEPDPQLPETSLEVADLLKLIDQLPTGYRTVFNLYAIDGYSHEEIARTLQITESTSKSQLHRARALLQRLITETDARLSINY, from the coding sequence GTGAAAATTTTATCTTTATTTCAAACGGAAGAGCAACTGGTAAAGGCCTGTCAGAAGGCTGACCCTAAAGCGCAGCGACGGGTGTACGAAAAGTACTCGGCCCGGATGCTAGCCGTTTGCCGAAGATATTTCAAAGATGAGTATGAAGCGGAAGAATGCATGGTGGAAGGGTTTGTGAAAGTGTTTGAACGCATCAGTCAATTTAAGCTGGAAGGAAGTTTTGAAGGTTGGATTCGTCGAATTGTAGTCAATGAATGTTTGATGGCATTGCGTTCGAAAAAACAGCTGGGCTGGCAAACGAGTTATGATGAAATCCTGTATGAACCCGATCCGCAGCTTCCTGAGACGTCTCTGGAAGTAGCGGACCTGCTTAAACTGATTGATCAGCTGCCTACGGGATACCGAACGGTATTTAACTTATACGCCATTGATGGGTACAGCCATGAAGAAATTGCTCGTACCTTGCAAATAACCGAGAGTACGTCCAAATCGCAATTACACCGGGCTAGAGCGTTGTTACAACGGCTCATTACCGAAACCGATGCCCGGTTGTCAATAAATTATTAA